A region of Buchnera aphidicola (Nurudea yanoniella) DNA encodes the following proteins:
- the recD gene encoding exodeoxyribonuclease V subunit alpha — MKIISFLTKCIEKKIINQSDLYFSLSIAGHQSSQTILLITYISCFIRMGHTCLPISVLKNPEKLYEIKNTKLIKEISKMTKILKNLLLQMSKNKISSNGSHLTPLVIIDQKIYFLKMWIAEKKIFNFISTPQNFEFKKLVEIKKKITPLLSSNTENSQKIAIIFSIINKITFIIGDPGTGKTTIVSKILTAIKIASFPKKLKIQLAATTGKAAYALTKSIQKSILKLTQFYKNNEILIKPAITLHRLLGNNLENHKNFNNFLDIDILVIDESSMIDIFIMEKIIDNIPKKTKIIFLGDHNQLPSINCGNILQDIYSYYCKGYGEKTIKKINFFKIYNINIGKSINDKFSNINEKICVLKKNYRFNISSNIYKISQKIKEDKFNNFKKLFSNAYKDINFFPLSTNKNYEKMIKNLTKSYTNYWNILKKEKPLDTILEFNNHRLICILKNGPFGIKGLNLALEYEMKHQKFIKNTVLLEDKKKIYFGQPILILKNNYTLKLYNGDIGIIMYGKNKKLQAFFLNEEKKTRSIPINLLPKFQTSWAMSAHKSQGSEFVNLTLILPNTQIKILNKNIIYTAITRAKKKLTIYSDKKILKKSIRKKIIRHSGLCKKECIH; from the coding sequence ATGAAAATTATATCATTTCTTACAAAATGTATCGAAAAAAAAATAATTAATCAGTCAGATTTATATTTCTCTCTTTCAATTGCTGGTCATCAATCATCTCAAACAATATTATTAATTACTTACATTAGCTGTTTTATACGAATGGGTCATACTTGTCTTCCTATTTCAGTCCTCAAAAATCCAGAAAAATTATATGAAATAAAAAATACAAAATTAATTAAAGAAATTTCGAAGATGACAAAGATTTTAAAAAATTTGCTATTACAAATGTCAAAAAATAAAATTAGCAGTAATGGATCACATCTCACACCATTAGTTATTATCGATCAAAAAATATATTTTTTAAAAATGTGGATAGCAGAAAAAAAAATTTTTAATTTTATATCCACACCTCAAAATTTTGAGTTTAAAAAATTAGTAGAAATTAAAAAGAAAATAACCCCATTATTATCTAGTAACACAGAAAATTCACAGAAAATTGCTATTATTTTTTCTATTATAAATAAAATAACATTCATAATAGGAGATCCAGGAACTGGGAAAACTACAATAGTATCAAAAATATTAACTGCAATAAAAATTGCATCTTTTCCTAAAAAGTTAAAAATTCAATTAGCTGCTACTACAGGAAAAGCAGCGTATGCATTAACTAAATCTATTCAAAAATCTATACTAAAGCTTACACAATTTTATAAAAATAATGAAATTTTAATAAAACCTGCAATAACCTTACATCGTTTGTTAGGAAACAACTTAGAAAACCACAAAAATTTTAACAATTTCTTAGACATAGATATATTAGTTATAGATGAATCTTCCATGATAGACATATTTATAATGGAAAAAATAATTGATAATATACCAAAAAAAACTAAAATAATATTTTTAGGCGATCATAATCAATTACCTTCCATAAATTGTGGAAATATTTTACAAGATATATATAGTTACTATTGCAAAGGCTACGGGGAAAAAACCATAAAAAAAATAAATTTTTTTAAAATTTATAATATAAATATCGGAAAAAGTATAAACGACAAGTTTTCAAATATTAATGAAAAAATATGTGTTTTAAAAAAAAATTATCGTTTTAATATTTCTTCAAACATTTATAAAATATCTCAAAAAATTAAAGAAGATAAATTTAATAATTTTAAAAAACTATTTTCCAATGCATACAAAGATATTAATTTTTTTCCTTTAAGTACTAATAAAAATTATGAAAAAATGATAAAAAATTTAACTAAAAGTTATACAAATTATTGGAATATTTTAAAAAAAGAAAAACCATTAGATACAATTTTAGAATTCAATAATCACAGATTGATTTGTATATTAAAAAACGGTCCGTTCGGGATAAAAGGATTAAATTTAGCACTAGAATATGAAATGAAACATCAAAAATTTATAAAAAATACAGTGTTGTTAGAAGACAAAAAAAAGATATACTTTGGACAACCTATATTGATTTTAAAAAATAACTATACGCTAAAACTATATAATGGAGATATAGGAATAATCATGTATGGAAAAAATAAAAAATTACAAGCATTTTTTTTGAATGAAGAAAAAAAAACAAGATCAATACCCATCAATTTGTTACCAAAATTTCAAACAAGTTGGGCAATGTCTGCACATAAATCTCAGGGATCAGAATTTGTAAATTTAACTTTGATACTTCCTAATACTCAAATAAAAATCTTGAATAAAAACATCATTTATACCGCAATAACTAGAGCAAAAAAAAAATTAACAATATATAGTGATAAAAAAATATTAAAAAAATCCATAAGAAAAAAAATTATAAGACATAGTGGATTATGTAAAAAAGAATGCATTCATTGA
- the ribE gene encoding 6,7-dimethyl-8-ribityllumazine synthase: MKIIKETTLSKDKKIAIIISRFNYFINKNLLNGALDILQRIGQVQDENITIIYVPGAFEIPIVSEIIAQKNRYHAIITLGTIIKGKTLHFSLLSREIYNKIFNINIKYKIPISFGIILANNIEQAIERAGTKIGNRGSESALAVLEMINVISKI, from the coding sequence ATGAAAATAATTAAAGAAACCACTCTATCAAAAGATAAAAAAATAGCTATAATAATAAGTCGATTCAATTACTTCATAAATAAAAATTTACTAAATGGTGCTCTGGATATTTTACAACGAATAGGACAAGTACAAGATGAAAACATAACAATTATATATGTTCCAGGAGCATTTGAAATACCTATTGTATCAGAAATAATCGCTCAAAAAAATCGATATCATGCTATTATTACATTAGGAACAATTATAAAAGGAAAGACTTTGCATTTTTCACTTCTATCACGCGAAATCTATAATAAAATATTTAACATAAATATTAAATACAAAATTCCTATTTCTTTTGGAATTATTTTAGCTAATAATATCGAACAAGCTATTGAACGTGCAGGAACTAAAATAGGAAATAGAGGATCAGAATCAGCCTTAGCAGTATTAGAAATGATTAATGTTATTAGTAAAATTTAA
- the recB gene encoding exodeoxyribonuclease V subunit beta, which produces MKKTQKISNLDIINLPLSGKILIEASAGTGKTFSLVILYLRLILGLRENNKICKKLLIQEILVVTFTEHSKLEIKTRIKKYIKHFKKICEKKENNNTIIFKDLLKKIKNPEKAIFILTQAEQSINELAVYTIHEFCYKSLNINKFCSNIFFQNKIIKNEYSLYLKFSNEFWNEYFSRMPKNILQIIIKYFKNPNTLLKNIYPFLSNYNSRKKELSKKPNIVQLYEILVKNIKNFKKQWIDNYKQIFQSIKNSDINKRSYNKSNLSRWMNIIKKWTMEETKNFDFPKELKYFQNSYLTKKTPNGEKPQNKIFQITENFLKTKFSLKSSFLIESILHIKKKFNKEKKIQGTFEFEDLIQFLYQALYKKNENISKIIKKKYPVLLIDEFQDTNYQQYKIFEKIYALEKDLFILIGDPKQAIYEFQGANISSYIKIKKNIKQLYQLKINWRSSKEMVDSVNLLFSRSKNPFLSPDIKFISTKSIYKEKKIIFKVNKKIQPAMRFFLNKDIKITQNDYINWIINVFRNYISLWINEGKNGNAVIQKNKNRKNISLKDICILVNNKREAYVMQNALNKVNIPSEYFSKRESVFHSHDALELLWIFQAILNPTNEYTLKKAISTNIINKSFEDIDSITKKHVFWSNLINIFNNYLLIWNKFGIICVIREIIIKFKTKEKNNFFTENSPNLKKILYIGELLEIRFEKIKKKHLLILWFKRKIKEKNDIPDTDYIPLNHDKNQIKIVTIHKSKGLEYPIVLIPFFIISKKYEKNTLRINNNNKSYIIEERKELSKNMRLLYVALTRAIVHCCIGIALIKNERKTTKNYYLNSYKNALDYIIKLKRKNYDDNLYEILSKIHYNNKNIEVTCQLPNFHNSHVKIQKKYTKPKNKKFTRILEYNCNITSYSQLKKKYNNQKLFRKNYDSIFSNIDIQKKHKNITEITTPYNFPKGKIFGIFMHEIFKEINFHENIHTQWILQKLKQHKFDKKLSKPLKNWIYTILNASLNKNNLSLSQLNPKNYVKELNFFLSIKNKLTEKKINKIINLSNISLQSPYKISINPIKGILNGSIDLVFKWKTKYYLIDYKSTHLGHKKSDYTEEKIKRSIKRNYYDLQYQLYSIALHKYLMQRIKNYSFHKHFGGIYILFLRAIDNKNQNSGIFFTIPNLTTIQKLNNIF; this is translated from the coding sequence ATGAAAAAAACACAAAAAATATCTAATTTAGACATTATCAATTTACCTTTATCTGGTAAAATTTTAATTGAAGCATCAGCAGGGACAGGAAAAACATTTTCTTTAGTTATATTATATCTTAGACTAATATTAGGATTAAGAGAAAATAATAAAATATGCAAAAAATTACTAATTCAAGAAATTTTAGTAGTAACATTTACAGAACATTCAAAATTAGAAATAAAAACTAGAATAAAAAAATACATTAAACATTTTAAAAAAATATGTGAAAAAAAAGAAAATAATAACACTATCATTTTTAAAGACTTATTAAAAAAAATTAAAAATCCAGAAAAAGCTATCTTCATATTAACTCAAGCAGAACAATCAATCAATGAACTAGCAGTTTATACAATACACGAATTTTGTTATAAATCATTAAACATTAATAAATTTTGTTCTAATATATTTTTTCAAAATAAAATAATAAAAAACGAATATTCTCTATATCTCAAATTTAGTAATGAATTTTGGAATGAATATTTTTCAAGAATGCCAAAAAATATTTTACAAATTATTATTAAATACTTTAAAAATCCTAATACACTATTAAAAAATATTTATCCATTTCTCTCAAATTATAATTCAAGAAAAAAAGAACTATCAAAAAAACCAAACATTGTTCAACTATATGAAATATTAGTTAAAAACATAAAAAATTTTAAAAAACAATGGATAGACAACTATAAACAAATATTTCAATCAATTAAAAATTCTGATATAAATAAACGTAGCTATAACAAATCCAACTTATCTAGATGGATGAATATCATTAAAAAATGGACTATGGAAGAAACAAAAAATTTTGATTTTCCTAAAGAACTAAAATATTTTCAAAATAGTTACTTGACGAAAAAAACTCCTAATGGAGAAAAACCTCAGAATAAAATATTTCAAATTACAGAAAATTTTCTCAAAACAAAATTTTCATTAAAATCTTCATTTCTTATAGAGTCAATATTACACATAAAAAAAAAATTTAATAAAGAAAAAAAAATACAAGGAACTTTTGAATTTGAAGATTTAATTCAATTTCTTTATCAAGCTTTATATAAAAAAAATGAAAATATTTCAAAAATCATTAAAAAAAAATATCCTGTATTATTAATCGATGAATTTCAAGATACAAACTATCAACAATATAAAATATTTGAAAAAATTTATGCACTAGAAAAAGATTTATTTATTCTAATAGGAGATCCCAAACAAGCTATTTATGAATTTCAAGGAGCCAACATTTCATCATATATAAAAATTAAAAAAAACATCAAACAACTATACCAACTCAAAATTAACTGGCGATCTTCAAAAGAAATGGTAGACAGCGTAAATCTATTGTTTTCAAGATCTAAAAATCCTTTTTTATCCCCTGATATAAAATTTATTTCAACAAAATCAATCTATAAAGAAAAAAAAATAATATTTAAAGTAAACAAAAAAATTCAGCCAGCTATGCGTTTTTTCCTTAATAAAGACATAAAAATAACACAAAACGACTATATAAATTGGATCATAAATGTTTTTAGAAACTATATTTCACTCTGGATAAATGAAGGAAAAAACGGAAATGCTGTAATTCAAAAAAACAAAAACAGAAAAAATATATCTCTAAAAGATATTTGTATACTAGTAAATAATAAAAGAGAAGCATATGTTATGCAAAATGCCTTAAATAAAGTAAATATTCCGTCAGAATATTTTTCAAAAAGAGAAAGTGTTTTTCATAGCCATGATGCATTGGAATTACTGTGGATATTTCAAGCTATTCTAAACCCTACAAATGAGTACACACTTAAAAAAGCTATATCGACTAATATTATAAATAAAAGCTTTGAAGATATTGATTCTATTACAAAAAAACACGTATTTTGGTCAAATTTAATAAATATTTTTAATAATTATTTATTAATTTGGAATAAATTTGGAATCATATGTGTAATTCGTGAAATTATAATAAAATTTAAAACAAAAGAAAAAAATAACTTTTTTACAGAAAATAGTCCAAATCTTAAAAAAATTTTATACATTGGAGAATTACTGGAAATAAGATTTGAAAAAATAAAAAAAAAACATCTTTTAATTTTATGGTTTAAAAGAAAAATAAAAGAAAAAAATGACATTCCTGATACAGATTATATTCCATTAAACCATGATAAAAACCAAATAAAAATTGTTACAATTCATAAATCTAAAGGACTTGAATATCCAATAGTATTAATTCCTTTTTTTATTATTTCTAAGAAATATGAAAAAAATACTTTGAGAATCAATAATAATAATAAATCATATATTATTGAAGAAAGAAAAGAACTATCAAAAAATATGCGATTACTGTATGTTGCATTAACAAGAGCAATTGTTCATTGTTGCATCGGTATTGCACTCATAAAGAATGAACGAAAAACAACTAAAAATTATTATTTAAATTCCTATAAAAATGCTTTAGACTACATTATTAAATTAAAAAGAAAAAACTATGACGATAATTTATACGAAATTCTTTCAAAAATACATTACAATAATAAAAATATAGAAGTTACTTGCCAGTTACCTAATTTTCATAATTCACACGTAAAAATTCAAAAAAAATACACAAAACCTAAAAATAAAAAGTTTACTAGAATATTAGAATATAACTGTAACATTACAAGTTATTCTCAATTAAAAAAGAAATACAATAATCAAAAATTATTCAGAAAAAATTATGATTCTATTTTTTCTAATATAGACATCCAAAAAAAACATAAAAATATAACAGAAATTACTACACCATATAATTTTCCAAAAGGTAAAATTTTTGGAATATTTATGCACGAAATTTTCAAAGAAATAAATTTTCACGAAAATATACATACACAGTGGATATTACAGAAACTTAAACAACATAAATTTGACAAAAAATTATCTAAACCATTAAAAAATTGGATTTACACAATCCTAAATGCATCATTAAACAAAAATAATCTTTCACTATCTCAATTAAATCCAAAAAATTATGTAAAAGAGCTAAACTTTTTTTTATCGATAAAAAATAAACTTACAGAAAAAAAAATAAATAAAATTATAAATTTATCAAATATATCTTTACAATCGCCATATAAAATATCAATCAATCCTATAAAAGGAATTTTAAATGGATCTATAGATTTAGTGTTCAAATGGAAAACAAAATATTATTTAATCGATTATAAATCAACTCATCTTGGTCATAAAAAATCTGATTATACTGAAGAAAAAATAAAACGTTCAATCAAAAGAAATTATTATGATTTACAATATCAATTATATAGTATTGCTTTGCACAAATATTTAATGCAACGTATTAAAAATTATTCTTTTCATAAACATTTCGGAGGAATTTATATTTTATTTTTGAGAGCTATAGATAATAAAAACCAAAATTCTGGAATATTTTTTACCATACCTAATCTAACTACCATACAAAAATTAAATAATATCTTTTAG
- the mscS gene encoding small-conductance mechanosensitive channel MscS codes for MKKLNVVHDINHASNWLVRNQELLFSYIINLMSAITILIVGFFIAKTLSKIINKILITRNIDSTISGFLAALAKYIVITFTFIASLGCIGVQTTSVIAILGAAGMAIGLALQGSLSNFAAGVLLVILRPLRIGEYVNLGNISGTVLNIHIFYTMLRTLDGKIVVVPNGKIISGNIINYSREKTRRNEFIISVSYDSDIDFVIKVLKNVIDNEDRVLKDKDITIGLSEMAPSSLNFVIRCWSKTEELNIVYWDLMAKFKKALDLNNIEIPYPQIKIHNYKK; via the coding sequence ATGAAAAAATTAAATGTAGTTCATGATATTAACCATGCCAGTAATTGGTTAGTACGAAATCAAGAACTGTTATTCAGTTATATTATTAATCTTATGTCAGCTATTACAATTTTAATAGTAGGATTTTTCATAGCAAAAACACTTTCGAAAATTATTAACAAAATTTTAATTACTAGAAACATAGATAGTACTATTTCTGGATTTCTTGCAGCATTAGCAAAATATATAGTAATTACATTTACATTTATAGCTTCATTAGGATGTATTGGAGTACAAACAACTTCTGTAATTGCTATATTAGGTGCTGCTGGAATGGCAATTGGACTAGCCTTACAAGGATCTCTATCCAATTTTGCAGCAGGAGTTTTGCTAGTTATATTACGTCCACTTAGAATTGGAGAATATGTAAATTTAGGAAATATATCTGGAACAGTTTTAAACATTCATATATTTTATACTATGCTTCGTACTTTAGATGGAAAAATTGTTGTTGTACCTAATGGAAAAATTATATCTGGAAATATAATCAATTATTCTAGAGAAAAAACTAGACGAAATGAATTCATAATAAGCGTTTCATATGACTCTGATATTGATTTTGTAATAAAAGTTTTGAAAAATGTTATAGATAACGAAGATAGGGTTTTAAAAGATAAAGACATTACTATCGGCCTCAGTGAAATGGCACCATCTTCATTAAATTTTGTTATACGTTGTTGGAGCAAAACAGAAGAACTAAATATAGTTTATTGGGACTTAATGGCAAAATTTAAAAAAGCCTTAGATTTAAATAACATTGAAATTCCTTATCCTCAAATAAAAATTCATAATTATAAAAAATAA
- the thiL gene encoding thiamine-phosphate kinase, with amino-acid sequence MNLSEFEIIKKYFSETLKKNDTNIIQDIGDDCALIKIPKNQILAISTDTLIEGTHFLKNIDPSDLGYKIIAINLSDLAAIGSQPKWITLSLTLSNNNENWIKNFSKSFFKTLNNYNMKLIGGNTTRGPLSITASVYGIVPKNQALLRKGAKIGDLIYVTGTLGDSAAGLFLLKKGIKSSKKDLNHLIKKHLHPIPRIIHGQLLRNIASSAIDLSDGLLSDLKKILELSKCGANINLEKLPISQALKTNFTQKTWLKFAINSGEDYELCFTVPKEKIPILQSSIDPLKIPYHCIGEINHIKNGYNLFYNEKKLYFSKFGYDHFFHKNKF; translated from the coding sequence ATGAACTTAAGCGAATTTGAAATAATTAAAAAATATTTTAGCGAAACACTAAAAAAAAATGATACGAACATTATTCAAGATATAGGCGACGATTGTGCACTTATTAAAATTCCAAAAAATCAAATTCTTGCAATTAGTACTGATACTTTAATAGAAGGAACACATTTTTTAAAGAATATAGATCCCTCTGATTTAGGATACAAAATTATTGCTATAAATCTTAGTGATCTCGCAGCAATAGGATCACAACCTAAATGGATAACTCTATCTCTAACTCTTTCAAATAATAACGAAAACTGGATAAAAAACTTTAGCAAAAGTTTTTTTAAAACACTCAATAACTATAATATGAAATTAATTGGAGGAAATACAACCCGAGGACCACTTAGTATCACAGCAAGCGTTTATGGAATTGTTCCAAAAAACCAAGCTTTATTAAGAAAAGGAGCAAAAATTGGAGATTTGATATATGTTACAGGTACTCTAGGAGATAGTGCAGCTGGACTCTTCCTTTTAAAAAAAGGAATAAAAAGTTCGAAAAAAGATCTTAATCATCTAATTAAAAAACATTTACATCCTATTCCAAGAATTATACATGGACAATTATTACGAAACATCGCTAGTTCTGCTATTGACTTATCAGATGGATTACTATCTGATTTAAAAAAAATTTTAGAACTAAGTAAATGTGGAGCAAATATTAATTTAGAAAAACTACCAATTTCTCAAGCACTAAAAACAAATTTTACACAAAAAACCTGGCTAAAATTTGCCATAAATTCAGGAGAAGATTATGAACTATGTTTCACAGTACCTAAAGAAAAAATACCAATATTACAAAGTTCCATTGATCCTCTAAAAATTCCTTATCACTGTATAGGAGAAATTAATCATATTAAAAATGGATATAATTTGTTTTACAATGAAAAAAAACTATATTTTTCAAAATTTGGTTATGATCACTTTTTTCATAAAAATAAATTTTAA
- a CDS encoding exodeoxyribonuclease V subunit gamma — MLIIYKSHNYKLLIEKACSIFINSPLSNPLKSEIFITNNENIDHWIKIFISKKYSIASNIKFFRFHKFIWNFSKNISSNYRWTLEFEKYNLIWKMMSIKDIKYLTSFISLSHSQIKLFEIISSLSKKFKEYLLYRPDLIEEWEKNIKKQKNVNSLINKHKLLWKKLIKYIKNKNQSTLNYSNLLFILEKEIQKKNINTNKLPYRIFIFGNKNLTPLNIMFLKIISKICTIYFFYTTPYKNEKKILLNHIKFEKHELTLIKKYTSCFFQATQNYKILLDNAVREKNIIDKISFLGKYGYEYTLLLYLINKKEIHLFKTKKPNYLLQKIQKKIIQTDIKLNCNENKKEMNRKNKIHKDDSSITIHICTTIRREIEVLHENLLNILNTHHDILFHDILIISKDINLYTPFIYSIFNSITPKHYIPFRILSNFNRKTERAIKTIIKILSLPNNPLDNKNIFNLLENPIILKKTKIKEKEISFLYKTIEKFQIEFEFNKNSEQCTLQKNNKKIFLKNTEKRIFLGQAMNDENYTIWKKLVPCNVSNIKNFKTLNKLIQFVLLLRKWKNKLSTSKYLKSWKLILEKLLNDFFENHEHETKEMKSIKNQWNIIIQSGIQENYKKKVSIKLLKNELLKSTPNSEKIHDLFSGKITFCNGFILRNIPFKVICILGMNEEFSTQKTFFENFNIIHKFPRICDPHRKNKYEYLFLETLLSAQKFFLISYYKNSKKKNQFNTPSFIINQLSSYISKNFYIFHENEKIKKNQMKKISYMLYHNHTHEPYDMKNFIENSDNQNFNEKWLKISKLEKIKQKNPLKTLEKFKYKNINILLLIAFWKNPIQNFFNNRLNVKLNLIKNDDLKTENFHINTLNRYKISLKIINFLLEKKDIKKLFSYYTNKNIIPYGNLGKIFWDNQIALVTPLYKKINSLKKKLETKKFRLKINENILYGSLKNINETGLLRWKPTSITYRDIISLWLEHLVYCSTYKEERSIIISPNNKKLIFLKLTKKKANKFLEKYINGYINGMQTPLLLTKLGITWINSVYNKKSKTITQNIDILENSKKNIIKAWEGNDWIKGEKHDLYLKKIINILDEKTISKICRIAKKWILPILQYIE; from the coding sequence ATGTTAATAATATATAAATCTCACAATTACAAACTCCTCATAGAAAAAGCATGTTCTATTTTTATAAATTCTCCACTATCTAATCCTTTAAAAAGTGAAATATTTATTACAAATAATGAAAACATAGATCATTGGATAAAAATTTTTATAAGTAAAAAATATTCAATAGCCTCTAATATAAAGTTCTTCCGATTTCATAAATTTATATGGAACTTTTCTAAAAATATAAGTTCTAATTATCGCTGGACATTAGAATTTGAAAAATATAATTTAATATGGAAAATGATGAGCATTAAAGATATAAAATATTTAACTAGTTTTATTAGTTTAAGTCATTCACAAATAAAACTATTTGAAATAATATCTTCTTTATCAAAAAAATTTAAAGAATATTTATTATATCGTCCAGATTTAATTGAAGAATGGGAAAAAAATATAAAAAAACAAAAAAATGTAAATTCTTTGATCAATAAACATAAATTATTGTGGAAAAAACTAATAAAATATATAAAAAATAAAAATCAATCAACTTTAAATTACTCCAATCTTTTATTTATTTTAGAAAAAGAAATACAAAAAAAAAATATAAATACCAATAAACTACCCTATAGAATTTTTATTTTTGGAAATAAAAACTTAACACCATTAAATATAATGTTTTTAAAAATAATCAGTAAAATCTGTACAATATATTTTTTTTATACCACACCATATAAAAATGAAAAAAAAATATTATTAAATCACATAAAGTTTGAAAAACATGAACTAACATTAATTAAAAAATATACTTCATGTTTTTTTCAAGCTACACAAAATTATAAAATTCTTTTAGACAATGCTGTGAGAGAAAAAAATATTATTGACAAAATTTCTTTTCTCGGAAAATACGGATACGAATATACTTTATTACTGTATTTGATAAATAAAAAAGAAATACATTTGTTTAAAACTAAAAAACCTAATTATCTACTCCAAAAAATACAAAAAAAAATAATTCAAACTGATATTAAGTTAAATTGTAACGAAAACAAAAAAGAAATGAATCGAAAAAATAAAATACATAAAGATGATTCATCTATTACTATACATATATGTACAACAATCAGAAGAGAAATAGAAGTCTTACATGAAAATTTATTAAACATACTTAATACTCACCATGATATATTATTTCATGATATTTTAATAATTAGCAAAGATATAAATCTTTACACTCCATTTATTTATTCTATATTTAATTCAATTACTCCAAAACACTACATTCCTTTTCGAATTTTATCCAATTTTAATCGAAAAACAGAAAGAGCCATAAAAACTATTATTAAAATACTTAGTCTACCTAATAATCCACTTGACAATAAAAATATCTTCAATTTATTAGAAAATCCTATTATATTAAAAAAAACTAAAATAAAAGAAAAAGAAATAAGTTTTCTATATAAAACAATAGAAAAGTTTCAGATCGAATTTGAATTTAATAAAAATTCTGAACAATGTACATTACAGAAAAATAATAAAAAAATTTTTTTGAAAAATACAGAAAAAAGAATCTTTCTAGGCCAAGCAATGAATGATGAAAATTACACAATATGGAAAAAACTTGTTCCTTGCAATGTTTCAAATATAAAAAATTTTAAAACTTTAAATAAATTGATACAATTTGTACTATTATTACGAAAATGGAAAAATAAACTTTCTACTTCAAAATATTTAAAATCATGGAAATTAATTCTAGAAAAATTATTGAACGACTTTTTTGAAAATCATGAACATGAAACAAAAGAAATGAAATCAATTAAAAATCAATGGAATATAATAATTCAATCTGGAATTCAAGAAAACTATAAAAAAAAAGTTTCAATAAAACTATTAAAAAATGAATTGTTAAAAAGTACTCCAAACAGTGAAAAAATACATGATTTATTTTCTGGAAAAATTACTTTTTGTAACGGATTTATACTAAGAAACATACCTTTTAAAGTAATTTGTATATTAGGAATGAACGAAGAATTTTCCACACAAAAAACATTTTTTGAAAATTTCAATATAATTCATAAGTTTCCTAGAATATGTGATCCTCATAGAAAAAACAAATACGAATATTTATTTCTAGAAACTTTGTTATCAGCACAAAAATTCTTTTTAATAAGCTATTACAAAAATTCAAAAAAAAAAAATCAATTCAATACACCATCTTTCATAATCAATCAATTATCTTCGTACATATCTAAAAATTTTTACATTTTTCATGAAAACGAAAAAATTAAAAAAAATCAAATGAAAAAAATATCTTATATGTTATATCACAATCACACACATGAACCTTATGATATGAAAAATTTCATAGAAAATTCTGATAATCAAAATTTTAATGAAAAATGGTTAAAAATCTCTAAATTAGAAAAAATAAAACAAAAAAATCCTTTAAAAACTCTCGAAAAATTTAAATATAAAAACATTAATATACTTTTATTAATTGCTTTTTGGAAAAATCCTATTCAAAACTTTTTTAATAACCGACTGAATGTCAAACTAAATTTGATTAAAAATGATGATTTAAAAACAGAAAACTTTCACATAAATACACTGAATCGCTATAAAATAAGTCTTAAAATAATAAACTTCTTACTTGAAAAAAAAGATATTAAAAAATTGTTTTCATATTATACAAATAAAAATATCATACCATATGGAAATTTAGGAAAAATATTCTGGGATAATCAAATTGCTCTTGTTACACCATTATATAAAAAAATTAATTCCCTCAAAAAAAAATTAGAAACAAAAAAATTTCGATTAAAAATTAACGAAAATATTTTATATGGATCATTAAAAAATATAAATGAAACAGGATTATTACGTTGGAAACCTACTTCTATAACTTACAGAGATATAATTTCCTTATGGTTAGAACACTTAGTATACTGTTCTACGTACAAAGAAGAACGTAGCATTATAATAAGTCCAAACAATAAAAAATTAATTTTTTTAAAATTAACCAAAAAAAAAGCAAATAAATTTTTAGAAAAATATATAAATGGATACATAAATGGCATGCAAACACCTTTACTTTTAACAAAATTAGGCATTACATGGATAAATTCGGTATACAACAAAAAAAGTAAAACTATTACTCAAAATATTGACATATTAGAAAATTCAAAAAAAAACATAATAAAAGCATGGGAAGGAAATGATTGGATTAAAGGAGAAAAACATGATTTATATTTAAAAAAAATTATAAATATTTTAGATGAAAAAACGATATCTAAAATTTGCAGAATAGCTAAAAAATGGATATTACCTATATTACAATATATAGAATAA